The Nerophis ophidion isolate RoL-2023_Sa linkage group LG20, RoL_Noph_v1.0, whole genome shotgun sequence genomic interval GACAGGAAGTGATGGATGACTAATTGAACATTGACAGGAAGTGATGGACGACTAATTGAAtattgacaggaagtgatggACGACTAATTGAAAATTGACAGGAAGTGATAGACGACTAATTGAACATTGACAGGAAGTGATGGAAGACTAATTGAACATTGACAGGAGATGATGGACGACTAATTGAACATTGAAAGGAAGTGATGGATGTCTAATTGAAtattgacaggaagtgatggACAACTAATTGAACATTGACAGGAAGTGATGGACGACTAATTGAttattgacaggaagtgatggAAGACTAATTGAACATTGACAGGAAGGGATGGACGACTAATTGAttattgacaggaagtgatggAAGACTAATTGAACAATGACAGGAAGAGATGGACGACTTATTGAACATTGACAGGAAGTGATGGATGACTTATTTAACATTGACAAGAAGTGATGGGCGACCAATTAAACATTGACAGGAAGTGATGGATGACTAATTGAACATTGACAGGAAGTGATGGATGACTAATTAAACATTGAGAGGAAGTGATGAACATTGACAGGAAGTGATGAACATTGACAGGATATTATTGCTCTGTCATCCAAAGTCATTAATATTAATGATTCCTTAATGAAATGATGATTACATGGATAATATTGATTCTTGATAGTATTAATCCGTCATTGACACTATTAATTGTTTGTTGGTATGATTGATCTGTTATTGATAGGTCAGTGATAGTATTGATTGGTCATAATACTGATTGATCAGTGACACTACTGATTGATTAGTGATGGTATAGATCGTCATTGGTACTTTGATCCGTCATTAATAACGCTACTGATTGATCGGTGATACTGTTGATCTGTTATTGATACTACTGATTGATCAGTGATCATCATCGGTACTTTGATATGTCATTGATAGTATTGATTGATCAGCGGTGGTATTGATCCCCACCGACTAAGAGACCACCCAGTGATGGCGAGTTGGTCGGCTGGCAGTTGTATCATCATTTCTGTGTAAAGCCCCGCCCACTTGCTCTCATGACCTTCAGCGTCACCTTGACGAGGCTAATGCTAGCATTAGATGACACCTGGACCTCACGAGGACCACCTCCGTGTGGTCCACCTGAGTGGACTGGGGCGGGTCCAAAGACCTAAAAAGTTCTGAGAGAGTCCCATGAAGACCTCGGCTTGGTCGCCATGGAGACGGGCAGTCTGGTCTCAGTTGGTTCGAGTCCAGAACGGCGTGGAGACCTCTGGACTTTGTTAAGATCAGTAGCTGGAGTCCTAGACGGAATGGACTCCCCCCGCGTCCTCGGTCACTCTGAGCGAGGAAGTGCGAGCCTCTGCCAAGTCCGTGGACTTGCGGGCCAGGAAGGGGACCAGCGGGAAGCGGGGCGGCCCGCGGGGTCTTTGGGCGCGGCGTCTGACGCCGACGAAGCACAGCGTGTTGATGACGCCGTTGCTCATGGCCACGCACTCGATGACGTAGAAGACCAGCAGGGAGTTCCTGTCTCCCGAGATGAGGCTGGGGTAGAAGTCCCGCAGCAGGGCGAAGCTGTAGTACGGAGTCCAGCACAGCACGTAGGCCACCAGGACCAGGATCAGAACCACTACCGTCCTGCGCCGCTTACGCAGACGTTTACGGATCTGCTGGGTCTGGAAGCCCGGAAGGTCTTTGAACCACAACTCGGCGGAGATGCGCACGTAGCAGACGGCCATGACGCCCACCGGGCCCAGGAACTCTACCGCCAACACCAGCAGGAAGTAGGAGCGGTACCACGCCTGCCGCTCCGCCGGCCAGATCTGGGCGCAGAAGGTCTTGGAGGCCCCGACCCCCAGGCTGGGGTAGGGGGTCTCTGACGACATGACGGCCGAGGGGATGGCGATCAGGATGGGCAGCGCCCAGACGGCGGCCATGACGCAATACGCCGTCTGGCGCTTCATGCGAGGTCTCAGAGGGTGCACGATGGCCAGGTACCTGCAGGCACAGGCGCGTCAAGCCCGGGCTTCGCCAACTGGAAGTGCTTGTCCCTACCTGTCCACGGCGATGGCCAGCAGGGCGTTGGTGGACACGTGGAGCGAGAGCGTGCGCAGGTAGTTGACGGCGCCGCACATGAGGAGGCCGTGGTCCCAGGACAGCCGCTTGAGGACGTAGTAGTCCAGCAGCAGGGGGCAGCACAGCGCCGCCACCAACACGTCGGACAGCGCCAGGTTGGCCATTAGCAGGTTGGTCAGGCTGCGCAGCTTCCTGTGGCGCACCAGCCCGGCGATGAAGGCGCAGTTGCCCACGCCGCACACCGCCATGATGCACAACAGGACCGCCGCGATCACCACGCTGGCCGCCAAAAAGGCGGGGCCCCGCGTGGTGTCCGGGACGTCCTCCGGGGCCACCCCGTAGTCCACGTCTTCGTCTGGGGCCAAACGGCTGTCGTTCATCCTTGGCTGCCGCACAAAACCACAACCAGACGTCACAGTTTGCTTAGCAACCAGCTGTGCTAAGCTAACGCAACTGTGCTAAGTCACGTTAAGATAAACTAAGACACGTTAGAAGACAAAGTAGGATAAGATAAACTAAGACAAGTTAGAAGACAAAGTAAGATAAGATAAACTAAGACAAGTTGGAAGACAAAGTAAGATAAGATAAACTAAGACAAGTTGGAAGACAAAGTAAGATAAGATAAACTAAGACAAGTTAGAAGACAAAGTAAGATAAGATAAACCAAGACAAGTTAGAAGACAAAGTAAGATAATATAAACTAAGACAAGTTAGAAGACAAACTAAGATAAGATAAACTAAGACAAGTTAGAAGACAAAGTAAGATAAGATAAACTAAGCTAAATCAAGATATGCTAAGTTATCAAATTATGACAAATCATatgttgaaggcctactgaaatgagatttccatccatccattttctaccgctttttccctttggggtggcagggggcgctgctgcctatctcagctacaatcgggcggaaggcagggtacaccctggacaagtcgccacctaaacacggatagcaggtccattctatttgtcatacttgatcatttcgcgatattgccatatttttgctgaaaggatttagtagagaacatccacgataaagttggcaacttttggtcactaataaaaaagccttgcctgtaccggaagtagcagacgatgtgcgcgtgacgtcacgggttgtagggctcttcacatctgaacattgtttacaatcatggccaccagcagcgagagcgattcggaccgagaaagcgataatttccccattatttgagcaaggatgaaagatttgtggatgaggaaatttagagtgaaggactagaagaaaaaaaaaaggcgattgcgacacatttactaggataagtctgggaaatcccttatctttctattgtgtttctagtgttttagtgagttaaatagtacctgaaagtcggaggggtgtagccacgggtgtgttgacgccattctctgagggaagtcacggcagctgcagggggacgctggctccgctgatatccggtaatagccgacttattaccacaagttTCTCaacaaaaactgccggttgacatgtagtcgggatccatattcgcttgaccgctctgatccatagtaaagcttcacctacgggaattttaaaaaaggacacaccgtgtgtttgtgtggctaaaggctaaaagcttcccacctcgatctttctactttgacttctccattattaattgaacacattgcaaaagattcagcaacacaaatgtccaaaatactgtgtaattatgtgattaaagcagactacttatagcttggattgggctggaaaataatgtccgctacaacccgagacgtcaaacgcacgagtcatcattccgcgacgttttcaactcccgggaaatttaaaattgcaatttagtaaactaaaaaggccgtattggcatgtgttgcaatgttaatatttcatcattgatatataaactatcagactgcgtggtggctagtagtggctttcagtaggcctttaagataaacTAAGCTAAAGTATGATCAACTAAGATAAGTTATGAAATGCTGAGATAAATTAAGATAAATTATGATAACATCAACTAAGCTATATTATGATATGCTAAACTAAGCTAAGTTATGATCTTTTAAGATAAATTATGACATGCTAAGATAATTTATAAAATAAACTAAGATAAATTATGATATGCTAAGATAAACTAAGATAAGTTATGATAAGAACAACTAAGCTACATTATTATATGCTAAACTAAGCTCAGTTATGATCTATTAAAAAGATACATTATGATATGCTAATATACAAACTAAGATAAGTTATGATAAACTAGGATAAAGTAT includes:
- the prokr1a gene encoding prokineticin receptor 1a, with the protein product MNDSRLAPDEDVDYGVAPEDVPDTTRGPAFLAASVVIAAVLLCIMAVCGVGNCAFIAGLVRHRKLRSLTNLLMANLALSDVLVAALCCPLLLDYYVLKRLSWDHGLLMCGAVNYLRTLSLHVSTNALLAIAVDRYLAIVHPLRPRMKRQTAYCVMAAVWALPILIAIPSAVMSSETPYPSLGVGASKTFCAQIWPAERQAWYRSYFLLVLAVEFLGPVGVMAVCYVRISAELWFKDLPGFQTQQIRKRLRKRRRTVVVLILVLVAYVLCWTPYYSFALLRDFYPSLISGDRNSLLVFYVIECVAMSNGVINTLCFVGVRRRAQRPRGPPRFPLVPFLARKSTDLAEARTSSLRVTEDAGGVHSV